A portion of the Pseudomonas synxantha BG33R genome contains these proteins:
- a CDS encoding TonB-dependent siderophore receptor, whose protein sequence is MPSRKFVPLAGLALGLLLDPAYAEENTLELDTISVTSEAYESATGPVQGYRATRSASATKTDTALRDIPQSISVIPATVLKDLGSTSVERALEFAGGVSKQNNFGGLTLYEYSVRGFTTSEFYQDGFSANRGYPSTPDAANIERIEVLKGPAASLYGRGDPGGTVNIVTKKPQPEAFTTLQTSAGSWDRYRTALDVNTPLDSEGRVLSRVNLAVEDKHSFRDHVDAKRVFVAPSLSWQLTPDTQLLVESEFVRHSSTFDRGIVADTGMSHSTFLGEPNDGNIRNHNNRIQAALEHHLNDAWKLRLASHYKQGSLWGDASESRALNGDGHTVNRRYRERSTGWHDSITQLELRGLFDIGSWQHELLIGTEYEDYRKKERVTAIGGDYPIDIYKPVYGQAKPNGARSGTDFFEQTKSHALNLQDQIIFTDRLRGMIGARFEHFEQSTDNFARNHAKSRQTHDALTQRAGLLYQLTPQVGVFANASTSFKPNSSLDAGGKSFKPEEGVGYEVGIKSELFDERLSATLAAFHIEKENVLTLDPATNTDRAIGKARSQGFDLQVTGQVTDAIRVIGALAYIDAEVTKGDKTIPTGSRILGVAKRSGSLLGVYEFQDGALRGSDLGAAFTYVGDRSGEAGTGFELPAYHTVDLLAHYKATKNVTVGLNLNNLFDEKYYERSYSRYWTNPGEPRNLTVSLTLNL, encoded by the coding sequence ATGCCGTCTCGAAAGTTTGTGCCCTTGGCCGGCCTGGCCTTGGGTTTGCTGCTCGACCCTGCCTACGCCGAAGAAAACACCCTGGAACTGGACACCATCAGCGTAACCTCCGAGGCGTATGAGTCCGCCACCGGCCCGGTCCAGGGCTATCGCGCCACCCGCTCTGCCAGTGCCACCAAAACGGATACCGCCCTTCGCGACATACCGCAATCGATCAGCGTGATCCCCGCCACGGTGCTCAAGGACCTGGGCAGTACCAGCGTGGAGCGCGCCCTGGAATTTGCCGGCGGCGTATCCAAGCAAAACAACTTCGGTGGCCTGACCCTCTACGAATACAGCGTGCGCGGCTTCACTACGTCTGAGTTCTACCAGGACGGTTTCAGCGCCAACCGCGGTTACCCCAGTACCCCGGACGCGGCAAATATCGAACGCATTGAAGTTCTCAAAGGCCCCGCCGCCAGCCTGTATGGGCGTGGCGATCCTGGCGGCACGGTGAACATCGTCACCAAGAAACCCCAGCCCGAAGCGTTCACCACCTTGCAAACCAGTGCTGGTAGCTGGGACCGCTACCGCACTGCGCTGGATGTGAATACGCCGCTGGACAGCGAAGGGCGCGTCTTGTCACGGGTGAACCTGGCGGTTGAAGACAAGCACAGTTTCCGCGATCACGTGGACGCTAAACGAGTGTTCGTCGCGCCGTCGCTCAGTTGGCAGTTGACCCCGGACACCCAGTTGCTGGTCGAAAGCGAATTCGTGCGCCACAGCTCCACCTTCGACCGGGGCATCGTCGCCGATACTGGCATGTCCCATTCCACCTTTCTGGGCGAGCCCAACGACGGCAATATTCGCAACCACAACAACCGCATCCAGGCCGCGTTGGAACACCACCTCAACGACGCCTGGAAGCTGCGCCTGGCCAGCCACTACAAGCAGGGCAGCCTGTGGGGCGATGCGTCGGAAAGCCGTGCGCTGAATGGGGACGGTCACACCGTCAACCGTCGCTACCGTGAACGCTCGACCGGTTGGCATGACAGCATCACCCAGCTGGAATTGCGTGGGCTGTTCGATATCGGCAGCTGGCAGCATGAACTGCTGATCGGCACCGAATACGAGGATTACCGCAAAAAGGAGCGCGTGACAGCAATCGGCGGCGACTACCCTATCGACATCTATAAACCGGTCTATGGCCAGGCCAAACCCAATGGCGCACGCTCCGGCACCGACTTCTTCGAACAGACCAAAAGCCACGCGCTGAACCTGCAAGACCAGATCATCTTCACCGACCGTCTGCGAGGCATGATCGGTGCGCGCTTCGAGCACTTCGAACAGAGCACCGACAACTTCGCCCGCAACCACGCCAAAAGCCGCCAGACCCACGACGCCCTGACCCAGCGCGCCGGCCTGCTCTATCAGCTCACACCGCAAGTCGGGGTATTTGCCAACGCATCCACCTCATTCAAGCCGAACAGCAGCCTGGATGCCGGCGGCAAATCCTTCAAGCCCGAAGAAGGCGTGGGCTATGAGGTGGGCATCAAGAGCGAGCTGTTTGACGAGCGCCTCAGCGCGACGCTCGCAGCCTTCCATATCGAAAAGGAAAACGTGCTCACCCTGGACCCGGCGACCAACACCGACCGCGCCATTGGCAAGGCCCGCAGCCAGGGATTTGACCTGCAGGTGACCGGGCAAGTGACCGACGCCATACGCGTGATCGGCGCCCTGGCCTATATCGACGCCGAAGTGACCAAGGGCGACAAAACCATCCCCACGGGCAGTCGCATTCTCGGGGTCGCCAAGCGCAGCGGCAGTCTGTTGGGCGTTTATGAATTCCAGGACGGGGCGTTGCGCGGTTCAGACCTGGGGGCGGCGTTTACTTATGTGGGTGACCGCTCCGGTGAGGCGGGCACAGGCTTCGAACTGCCGGCCTACCACACCGTGGATTTGCTGGCCCATTACAAGGCCACGAAGAATGTCACCGTGGGGCTGAACCTGAATAACCTGTTCGATGAGAAGTACTACGAGCGGTCCTATAGCCGCTATTGGACCAACCCTGGTGAACCGCGCAACCTCACCGTCAGCCTGACCCTCAATCTCTGA
- the algW gene encoding Do family serine endopeptidase AlgW, with product MLKALRFFGWPLLAGVLIAMLIIQRYPQWVGLPTLDVNLQQAPQTNTVVQGPVTYADAVTIAAPAVVNLYTTKVINKPAHPLFEDPQFRRYFGDNGPKQRRMESSLGSGVIMSPEGYILTNNHVTTGADQIVVALRDGRETLARVVGSDPETDLAVLKIDLKNLPSITLGRSDGLRVGDVALAIGNPFGVGQTVTMGIISATGRNQLGLNSYEDFIQTDAAINPGNSGGALVDANGNLTGINTAIFSKSGGSQGIGFAIPVKLAMEVMKSIIEHGQVIRGWLGIEVQPLTKELAESFGLTGRPGIVVAGIFRDGPAQKAGLELGDVILSIDGAPAGDGRKSMNQVARIKPTDKVAILVMRNGKEIKLSAEIGLRPPPATAPIKEEQ from the coding sequence ATGCTCAAGGCACTGCGTTTTTTTGGATGGCCATTGTTGGCTGGCGTGCTGATCGCGATGCTGATTATTCAGCGTTATCCCCAATGGGTGGGCCTGCCTACCCTGGATGTGAACCTGCAACAAGCACCGCAAACCAACACGGTGGTGCAGGGCCCGGTCACCTATGCCGACGCGGTCACCATTGCGGCCCCTGCGGTGGTCAACCTGTACACCACCAAGGTCATCAACAAACCGGCACACCCGCTGTTCGAGGACCCGCAGTTTCGCCGCTACTTCGGTGACAACGGCCCCAAGCAGCGCCGCATGGAGTCGAGCCTGGGTTCCGGGGTAATCATGAGCCCCGAAGGCTACATCCTCACCAATAATCACGTGACTACCGGCGCCGACCAGATCGTGGTCGCCCTGCGTGATGGCCGCGAAACCCTGGCCCGTGTGGTGGGCAGCGACCCGGAAACCGACCTCGCAGTACTGAAAATCGATTTGAAGAACCTGCCATCGATCACCCTCGGTCGCTCCGACGGGTTGCGCGTGGGTGACGTAGCACTGGCTATCGGCAACCCGTTCGGCGTGGGCCAGACGGTCACCATGGGCATCATCAGCGCCACCGGGCGCAACCAGTTAGGCCTTAATAGCTACGAAGATTTCATCCAGACCGACGCAGCCATCAACCCGGGCAATTCCGGCGGTGCGCTGGTGGATGCCAATGGCAACCTGACCGGCATCAACACGGCGATTTTCTCCAAGTCCGGCGGCTCCCAAGGCATCGGTTTTGCGATCCCGGTGAAGCTGGCGATGGAAGTGATGAAGTCGATCATCGAACACGGCCAGGTCATTCGCGGCTGGCTGGGCATTGAAGTGCAACCCTTGACCAAGGAACTGGCCGAGTCGTTTGGCCTGACCGGACGCCCAGGCATCGTGGTCGCCGGAATCTTCCGTGATGGCCCGGCACAGAAAGCCGGCCTGGAGTTGGGCGATGTAATCCTCAGCATCGACGGTGCACCGGCCGGTGATGGCCGCAAGTCGATGAACCAGGTAGCGCGAATCAAACCGACCGACAAGGTGGCGATCCTGGTCATGCGTAACGGCAAGGAGATCAAGCTCTCGGCGGAAATCGGCCTGCGTCCGCCACCGGCGACCGCACCGATAAAAGAAGAGCAGTAG
- a CDS encoding Nif3-like dinuclear metal center hexameric protein, translating to MAVPLTTLVEEADRYLGSAKIADYCPNGLQVEGRPQVMRIVSGVTASQALLDAAVEAGADLVLVHHGYFWKGESPCITGMKQRRLKTLLKHDISLLAYHLPLDLHPEVGNNAQLAKQLDITVEGPLDPSNPKVVGLVGSLAEPLSPRDFARRVQDAMGREPLLIEGSQMIRRVGWCTGGGQGYIDQAIAAGVDLYLSGEASEQTFHSARENDVSFIAAGHHATERYGVQALGDYLARRFALEHLFIDCPNPI from the coding sequence ATGGCCGTCCCCCTTACCACCCTCGTCGAGGAAGCCGACCGCTACCTTGGCAGTGCCAAAATTGCCGATTATTGCCCCAATGGCTTGCAGGTCGAGGGCCGCCCGCAGGTGATGCGCATCGTCAGCGGTGTGACCGCAAGCCAGGCGCTGCTGGACGCCGCCGTCGAAGCCGGGGCCGATCTGGTGCTTGTGCATCATGGTTATTTCTGGAAGGGCGAGAGCCCGTGTATCACCGGCATGAAGCAGCGCCGCCTGAAAACCCTGCTCAAGCACGACATCAGCCTATTGGCCTATCACCTGCCATTGGACCTGCACCCTGAGGTGGGCAATAACGCGCAGCTGGCCAAACAACTGGACATCACGGTCGAAGGCCCTTTGGACCCGAGCAACCCCAAGGTGGTCGGACTGGTCGGGTCGCTGGCCGAACCCTTGTCACCGCGTGATTTCGCCCGCCGTGTGCAGGATGCGATGGGGCGCGAACCGCTGTTGATCGAAGGCAGCCAGATGATCCGCCGCGTCGGCTGGTGCACCGGAGGTGGTCAGGGCTATATCGACCAGGCGATTGCCGCCGGGGTCGACCTGTACCTGAGCGGTGAGGCCTCCGAGCAGACCTTCCACAGCGCCCGTGAAAACGACGTCAGCTTCATTGCTGCCGGTCATCACGCCACCGAGCGCTATGGGGTGCAGGCGTTGGGCGATTACCTGGCGCGACGCTTTGCCCTGGAGCATCTATTTATCGACTGCCCGAACCCGATCTGA
- the cysD gene encoding sulfate adenylyltransferase subunit CysD produces MVDKLTHLKQLEAESIHIIREVAAEFDNPVMLYSIGKDSAVMLHLARKAFFPGKLPFPVMHVDTRWKFQEMYKFRDKMVEELGLDLITHVNPDGVAQGINPFTHGSAKHTDIMKTEGLKQALDKHGFDAAFGGARRDEEKSRAKERVYSFRDSKHRWDPKNQRPELWNVYNGNVNKGESIRVFPLSNWTELDIWQYIYLEGIPIVPLYFAAEREVIEKNGTLIMIDDDRILEHLSDEDKARIVKKKVRFRTLGCYPLTGAVESEAETLTDIIQEMLLTRTSERQGRVIDHDGAGSMEDKKRQGYF; encoded by the coding sequence ATGGTCGACAAACTGACGCATCTGAAACAGCTGGAGGCGGAAAGCATCCACATCATCCGCGAGGTCGCCGCCGAGTTCGACAACCCGGTGATGCTCTACTCGATCGGTAAAGACTCCGCCGTGATGTTGCACCTGGCACGCAAGGCTTTCTTCCCGGGCAAGCTGCCGTTCCCAGTGATGCACGTCGACACGCGCTGGAAATTCCAGGAAATGTACAAGTTCCGCGACAAAATGGTCGAAGAGCTTGGTCTGGACCTGATCACTCACGTCAACCCGGATGGTGTGGCGCAGGGTATCAACCCCTTCACCCACGGCAGCGCCAAGCACACCGATATCATGAAGACCGAGGGCCTCAAGCAAGCCCTGGACAAGCATGGTTTCGACGCAGCGTTCGGCGGCGCCCGTCGCGATGAAGAGAAGTCCCGTGCCAAAGAGCGCGTGTACTCGTTCCGCGACAGCAAGCATCGCTGGGACCCGAAGAACCAGCGCCCGGAGCTGTGGAACGTTTACAACGGCAACGTCAACAAGGGCGAGTCGATCCGCGTGTTCCCGTTGTCCAACTGGACCGAACTGGATATCTGGCAGTACATCTACCTGGAAGGCATCCCGATCGTGCCGCTGTACTTCGCCGCCGAGCGCGAAGTGATCGAGAAGAACGGCACGTTGATCATGATCGACGACGACCGCATCCTCGAACACCTGTCCGACGAAGACAAAGCCCGCATCGTCAAAAAGAAGGTCCGTTTCCGTACCCTTGGCTGCTACCCGTTGACGGGCGCGGTGGAGTCCGAAGCCGAGACGCTGACGGACATCATTCAGGAAATGCTCCTGACGCGAACTTCCGAGCGCCAGGGCCGGGTCATCGACCACGATGGCGCCGGCTCCATGGAAGATAAAAAACGTCAAGGCTATTTCTAA
- the cysN gene encoding sulfate adenylyltransferase subunit CysN, producing MSHQSDLISEDILAYLGQHERKEMLRFLTCGNVDDGKSTLIGRLLHDSKMIYEDHLEAITRDSKKSGTTGDDIDLALLVDGLQAEREQGITIDVAYRYFSTAKRKFIIADTPGHEQYTRNMATGASTCDLAIILIDARYGVQTQTRRHSFIASLLGIKHIVVAVNKMDINGFDQSVFESIKADYLKFAEGIAFKPSTLAFVPMSALKGDNVVNKSERSPWYTGQSLMEILETVEIANDRNYTDLRFPVQYVNRPNLNFRGFAGTLASGIVHKGDEVVVLPSRKRSRVKSIVTFEGELEHAGPGQAVTLTMEDEIDISRGDLLVHADNVPQVTDAFDAMLVWMAEEPMLPGKKYDIKRATSYVPGSITSIVHRVDVNTLAEGPASSLQLNEIGRVKVSLDAAIALDGYDSNRTTGAFIVIDRLTNGTVAAGMIIAPPASQGGAAQHDKLAHVATEERALRFGQQPATVLFSGLSGAGKSTLAYAVERKLFDMGRAVFVLDGQNLRHDLNKGLPQDRAGRTENWRRAAHVARQFNEAGLLTLAAFVAPDAEGREQAKALIGSDRLLTVYVQASPLVCAERDPQGLYAAGGDNIPGESFPYDVPLNADLVIDTQALSLEDSVKQVLELLRQRGAI from the coding sequence ATGTCGCATCAATCTGATTTGATCAGCGAGGACATCCTCGCCTACCTGGGCCAGCACGAGCGCAAAGAGATGTTGCGCTTCCTGACCTGCGGCAACGTCGACGACGGCAAGAGCACCCTGATCGGGCGCCTGCTGCACGACTCCAAGATGATCTACGAAGATCACCTGGAAGCCATCACCCGCGATTCGAAGAAGTCCGGCACCACCGGCGATGACATCGACCTGGCCTTGCTGGTCGACGGCCTGCAGGCCGAGCGTGAGCAGGGCATCACCATCGATGTTGCCTACCGCTACTTCTCCACCGCCAAGCGCAAGTTCATCATCGCCGACACCCCGGGCCATGAGCAGTACACCCGCAACATGGCCACCGGTGCGTCCACCTGTGACCTGGCGATCATCCTGATCGACGCCCGCTATGGCGTGCAGACCCAGACCCGTCGCCACAGCTTTATCGCCTCGTTGCTGGGCATCAAGCACATCGTGGTGGCCGTCAACAAGATGGACATCAACGGCTTTGACCAAAGCGTATTCGAGTCGATCAAGGCCGATTACCTGAAGTTCGCCGAAGGCATCGCGTTCAAGCCAAGTACCCTGGCCTTCGTGCCGATGTCGGCGCTCAAGGGCGACAACGTGGTGAACAAGAGCGAGCGTTCGCCCTGGTACACCGGCCAGTCGCTGATGGAGATCCTCGAGACCGTCGAGATCGCCAACGACCGCAACTACACCGACCTGCGTTTCCCGGTGCAGTACGTCAACCGCCCGAACCTGAATTTCCGTGGTTTTGCCGGTACTCTTGCCAGCGGCATCGTGCACAAAGGCGACGAAGTCGTGGTGCTGCCGTCACGCAAACGCAGCCGGGTCAAATCCATCGTCACCTTCGAAGGTGAGCTGGAGCACGCCGGCCCAGGCCAGGCCGTCACCCTGACCATGGAAGACGAGATCGATATCTCTCGTGGCGACCTGTTGGTGCATGCCGACAATGTGCCGCAAGTGACCGATGCGTTCGATGCCATGCTCGTGTGGATGGCTGAAGAGCCGATGCTGCCGGGCAAGAAATACGACATCAAGCGCGCTACCAGCTACGTGCCGGGCTCTATCACAAGCATCGTGCATCGCGTGGACGTGAACACCCTGGCCGAAGGCCCGGCGAGTTCGCTGCAGCTCAACGAAATTGGCCGGGTCAAGGTCAGCCTTGATGCCGCCATTGCGTTGGATGGCTATGACAGCAATCGCACCACCGGCGCCTTTATCGTCATCGACCGTCTGACCAATGGCACCGTGGCCGCGGGCATGATCATCGCGCCACCGGCCAGCCAGGGCGGTGCAGCGCAGCACGACAAATTGGCACACGTGGCCACTGAAGAACGTGCCCTGCGTTTCGGCCAGCAGCCGGCCACCGTGTTGTTCAGCGGCTTGTCGGGCGCCGGCAAGAGCACGTTGGCCTATGCGGTTGAGCGCAAGCTGTTCGACATGGGGCGTGCGGTGTTCGTGCTGGACGGCCAGAACCTGCGGCATGACCTGAACAAAGGCTTGCCTCAGGACCGTGCCGGGCGCACCGAGAACTGGCGCCGTGCGGCTCACGTGGCGCGTCAGTTCAACGAAGCCGGTTTGCTGACCCTGGCGGCTTTTGTCGCGCCGGATGCCGAAGGCCGTGAACAGGCCAAGGCGCTGATTGGCAGTGATCGCCTCTTGACCGTCTATGTGCAGGCGTCGCCGCTGGTATGTGCCGAGCGTGATCCGCAAGGTTTGTACGCGGCCGGTGGGGATAACATCCCTGGCGAGTCCTTCCCGTACGACGTGCCGTTGAATGCCGACCTGGTGATCGATACCCAGGCCTTGTCGCTGGAAGACAGCGTCAAGCAAGTGCTGGAGTTGTTGCGTCAGCGCGGCGCGATCTAG
- a CDS encoding acyltransferase has translation MLDFLPAAVRGVIASLLLALNTILLCSFLFIVALFKALPFAKRFSEWLMNHTHEAWVTNNKGWMNLVRRTRWHLSGLEGLDYQHSYLVTSNHQSWVDIMVLQYVLNRRIRPLKFFLKQELIWVPVIGLAWWALGFPFMKRYTKAYLEKHPEKKGKDLETTRKTCAKFRDNPVGIFNFAEGTRFTPGKHAQQNSPFRYLLKPKAGGIAFVLDAMGEQLKSLVNVTIHYPAGRPGYWDLLCGNVKEVVVQFEEVQIPAEFIGKNYEQDGEYRLAFQGWINRLWEDKDALLEQLHKDFPASR, from the coding sequence ATGCTGGATTTTCTACCTGCCGCCGTACGCGGGGTGATCGCTTCGCTGTTGCTGGCGCTGAACACGATCCTGCTGTGCTCGTTCCTGTTTATTGTCGCGCTGTTCAAGGCACTGCCCTTCGCCAAGCGCTTCAGCGAATGGCTGATGAACCACACCCACGAAGCCTGGGTGACCAACAACAAAGGCTGGATGAACCTGGTGCGCCGCACACGCTGGCACCTGAGCGGCCTTGAAGGCCTGGACTATCAGCATTCGTATCTGGTGACCAGCAACCACCAGAGCTGGGTCGATATCATGGTGCTGCAATACGTGCTTAATCGGCGCATTCGCCCGCTGAAGTTTTTCCTCAAGCAAGAGCTGATCTGGGTGCCGGTGATTGGTTTGGCGTGGTGGGCACTGGGCTTTCCGTTCATGAAGCGCTACACCAAGGCTTATCTTGAGAAGCACCCGGAAAAGAAAGGCAAAGACCTGGAAACCACCCGCAAGACCTGTGCGAAGTTTCGCGACAACCCCGTGGGGATTTTCAACTTTGCCGAAGGCACACGCTTTACGCCGGGCAAACATGCGCAGCAAAACTCCCCATTCCGCTATTTACTCAAGCCCAAGGCCGGCGGTATTGCGTTTGTGCTGGATGCCATGGGGGAGCAGCTCAAATCACTGGTGAATGTGACCATTCACTACCCTGCCGGGCGTCCCGGCTATTGGGATTTGCTGTGCGGGAATGTGAAGGAGGTGGTGGTGCAGTTTGAAGAGGTGCAGATCCCGGCTGAATTCATTGGCAAGAATTATGAGCAGGATGGGGAGTACCGGTTAGCGTTCCAGGGCTGGATCAACCGGTTGTGGGAAGACAAGGATGCGTTGCTGGAGCAGTTGCACAAAGACTTTCCAGCCAGCCGCTGA